One Cricetulus griseus strain 17A/GY chromosome 5, alternate assembly CriGri-PICRH-1.0, whole genome shotgun sequence genomic window carries:
- the Gzmm gene encoding granzyme M isoform X3 translates to MEVHQSLLLLLALDTLWAAGNTSETHIIGGREAAPHSRPYMASLQKAGSHVCGGVLVHPKWVLTAAHCLPESLQQLKLVLGLHHLQDLRDPGLTFHIKAAIKHPGYNRNLENDLALLKLDGQVRPSRNVKPLALPRKSRARPAEGARCSTAGWGITHQGGHLARALQELDLRVLNTRMCNNSRFWNGALEEDMLCLKAAAKSQAPCKGDSGGPLVCGKGQVDGILSFSSKNCTDIFKPPVATAVAPYSPWIRKVIHR, encoded by the exons CAGGCAACACATCGGAGACCCACATCATTGGGGGTCGAGAGGCAGCCCCACATTCCCGCCCATACATGGCCTCTTTACAGAAAGCCGGATcccatgtgtgtgggggggtcctCGTGCATCCAAAGTGGGTGTTGACTGCTGCCCACTGCCTGCCTGAGTC GCTACAGCAGCTAAAGCTGGTGCTCGGCCTGCACCACCTCCAAGACCTTCGAGACCCAGGCCTCACCTTCCACATCAAGGCAGCCATCAAGCACCCTGGTTACAACCGCAACCTTGAAAATGACCTGGCGCTGCTAAAG CTGGATGGGCAGGTGCGGCCCAGCAGGAATGTCAAACCGCTGGCTCTGCCAAGAAAGAGCCGAGCCAGGCCAGCAGAAGGCGCTCGGTGCAGCACCGCTGGCTGGGGGATTACCCACCAAGGTGGGCACCTGGCACGGGCCCTGCAGGAGTTGGATCTGCGTGTGCTGAACACCCGAATGTGTAACAACAGCCGCTTCTGGAACGGTGCCCTCGAGGAAGACATGCTGTGCTTGAAGGCTGCAGCCAAGAGCCAGGCACCCTGCAAG GGTGACTCTGGAGGGCCTCTGGTATGTGGCAAAGGCCAGGTGGATGGAATCCTGTCTTTCAGCTCTAAAAACTGCACAGACATCTTCAAGCCCCCTGTGGCCACCGCTGTGGCCCCCTACAGTCCCTGGATCAGGAAGGTCATCCATCGCTGA
- the Gzmm gene encoding granzyme M isoform X4, translating into MEVHQSLLLLLALDTLWAGNTSETHIIGGREAAPHSRPYMASLQKAGSHVCGGVLVHPKWVLTAAHCLPESLQQLKLVLGLHHLQDLRDPGLTFHIKAAIKHPGYNRNLENDLALLKLDGQVRPSRNVKPLALPRKSRARPAEGARCSTAGWGITHQGGHLARALQELDLRVLNTRMCNNSRFWNGALEEDMLCLKAAAKSQAPCKGDSGGPLVCGKGQVDGILSFSSKNCTDIFKPPVATAVAPYSPWIRKVIHR; encoded by the exons GCAACACATCGGAGACCCACATCATTGGGGGTCGAGAGGCAGCCCCACATTCCCGCCCATACATGGCCTCTTTACAGAAAGCCGGATcccatgtgtgtgggggggtcctCGTGCATCCAAAGTGGGTGTTGACTGCTGCCCACTGCCTGCCTGAGTC GCTACAGCAGCTAAAGCTGGTGCTCGGCCTGCACCACCTCCAAGACCTTCGAGACCCAGGCCTCACCTTCCACATCAAGGCAGCCATCAAGCACCCTGGTTACAACCGCAACCTTGAAAATGACCTGGCGCTGCTAAAG CTGGATGGGCAGGTGCGGCCCAGCAGGAATGTCAAACCGCTGGCTCTGCCAAGAAAGAGCCGAGCCAGGCCAGCAGAAGGCGCTCGGTGCAGCACCGCTGGCTGGGGGATTACCCACCAAGGTGGGCACCTGGCACGGGCCCTGCAGGAGTTGGATCTGCGTGTGCTGAACACCCGAATGTGTAACAACAGCCGCTTCTGGAACGGTGCCCTCGAGGAAGACATGCTGTGCTTGAAGGCTGCAGCCAAGAGCCAGGCACCCTGCAAG GGTGACTCTGGAGGGCCTCTGGTATGTGGCAAAGGCCAGGTGGATGGAATCCTGTCTTTCAGCTCTAAAAACTGCACAGACATCTTCAAGCCCCCTGTGGCCACCGCTGTGGCCCCCTACAGTCCCTGGATCAGGAAGGTCATCCATCGCTGA
- the Gzmm gene encoding granzyme M isoform X5, protein MASLQKAGSHVCGGVLVHPKWVLTAAHCLPESLQQLKLVLGLHHLQDLRDPGLTFHIKAAIKHPGYNRNLENDLALLKLDGQVRPSRNVKPLALPRKSRARPAEGARCSTAGWGITHQGGHLARALQELDLRVLNTRMCNNSRFWNGALEEDMLCLKAAAKSQAPCKGDSGGPLVCGKGQVDGILSFSSKNCTDIFKPPVATAVAPYSPWIRKVIHR, encoded by the exons ATGGCCTCTTTACAGAAAGCCGGATcccatgtgtgtgggggggtcctCGTGCATCCAAAGTGGGTGTTGACTGCTGCCCACTGCCTGCCTGAGTC GCTACAGCAGCTAAAGCTGGTGCTCGGCCTGCACCACCTCCAAGACCTTCGAGACCCAGGCCTCACCTTCCACATCAAGGCAGCCATCAAGCACCCTGGTTACAACCGCAACCTTGAAAATGACCTGGCGCTGCTAAAG CTGGATGGGCAGGTGCGGCCCAGCAGGAATGTCAAACCGCTGGCTCTGCCAAGAAAGAGCCGAGCCAGGCCAGCAGAAGGCGCTCGGTGCAGCACCGCTGGCTGGGGGATTACCCACCAAGGTGGGCACCTGGCACGGGCCCTGCAGGAGTTGGATCTGCGTGTGCTGAACACCCGAATGTGTAACAACAGCCGCTTCTGGAACGGTGCCCTCGAGGAAGACATGCTGTGCTTGAAGGCTGCAGCCAAGAGCCAGGCACCCTGCAAG GGTGACTCTGGAGGGCCTCTGGTATGTGGCAAAGGCCAGGTGGATGGAATCCTGTCTTTCAGCTCTAAAAACTGCACAGACATCTTCAAGCCCCCTGTGGCCACCGCTGTGGCCCCCTACAGTCCCTGGATCAGGAAGGTCATCCATCGCTGA